One window from the genome of Nicotiana sylvestris chromosome 9, ASM39365v2, whole genome shotgun sequence encodes:
- the LOC104239643 gene encoding uncharacterized protein, translating into MECTSIPNYLRYTCSNPIKGSYGRKSAEVCFANFIEKSVSESGSSVLDDGDACNAKISPLKTYDKKTTSANKQSAVGADDDFNFSNQIQFLTPIFGRPHTSTSISFFDMYPLLSCLYVIYNFVHSTTIRRNAMENGKTEQSLTDITNRLNSPQLCSASIKISEQVSSSQSQPQYPNSTEQQHFRYDFSPSKLQSDHLLQDLNDQPLLQGNASEKGKMKQSLTDITHRVNFPQFNSTPIKSYGQVSSCYSQPQYPKSMQQHSLLYGSSSSNLQKEHLLPDLNEIPLFQEFEDDNIDADIPDDDVFEDDEVQSWMTNEEYWDIGDANYECEYCGAYFWFEKRVEKNQLHAEIVNDLRQMLDENNVLAKSFRMVRDQFQTDGTSNVRLRLIGKRGSDGRRYNLPTVSEVAALIVGDFEQTRSDRDITVKSQSGQLQRINELNAAYLGLQYPLLFPYGEDGYREDIPLNDIDDSAGGRKCVSTREYLSYKIQERKDEVPSIVSARRLFQQFLVDGYTMMESSRLRFIRLHQKQLRAHFYNRLQDAVLHGDIEPSSQGQRVILSSSFTGGARYMLQNYQDAMAICKWAGYPDLFITFTCNPKWPEITKFVESRGLSPEDRPDILTRVFKIKLDRMIKDLRDNKVFGEVKAVIYTVEFQKRGLPHAHILLFLVNKYPTVGDIDGIISAELLDKKVDPYYYNAVTNFMMHGPCGTVRKSSPCMQNVVNRPTVKESMFVSWFEANKTFAEARELTYAEFSLKFVWKQNLKKWEKRKTSAFSIGRIFFVPPSFGEQYYLRLLLNIVKGPKGYEDLKKINGSDHETFRDACYALGLLDDDKEYVDAIMEVSNWGMTSYLRQLFAMLLLSNSMSRPESVWQATWHLLSEDILYEERRILDHPEAHLTDEELKNHCLQKLETFLKGCGRSFLDFPTMPRPVYNTEEVDNNNRLIRDELRYNKRALAEEHQQLVKNLTDEQKSVYEKIIRDVNEDKGGFFFLYGFGGTGKTFIWRTLSSAIRSRGDIVLTVASSGIASLLLPGGRTAHSRFVIPLNVTEDSTCNIKQGNEIGTHLDELRVFSDWILAIGDGIVGTSVDGNEKVQIPDDLLIKQSVNPTSAIVESTYPNFNSRCNDIGYLQQRAILTPTLDMVESINEYMISLNESTEKSYLSSDTICNSDSTYSALEHVHTPEFLNTIKYSGVPNHALTLKVGIPVMLIITKLGNQVIEAKVLAGQMAGQKVFIPRMTLTPSDARIPFKFQRRQFPIIVSFAMTINKTQGQLLSHVGLFFKKSVFTHEQLYVALSRVTSRKGLKILGCDDDGNITTEATNVVFKEVFRNLVVTGIALPSSSDKLYSGSTDKIVRVWDCQSGQVLLIRFHFSF; encoded by the exons ATGGAATGCACCTCAATCCCAAACTATTTAAGATACACCTGTTCTAATCCCATCAAAGGATCTTATGGCCGAAAGTCAGCTGAAGTCTGTTTTGCAAACTTCATAGAGAAAAGTGTATCAGAAAGTGGATCGTCAGTGTTAGACGATGGAGATGCTTGCAATGCAAAAATATCCCCTTTGAAGACATATGACAAGAAGACTACATCCGCTAATAAGCAATCAGCAGTAGGAGCAGATGATGACTTCAACTTCTCAAACCAAATTCAGTTTCTCACCCCAATTTTCGGACGACCGCATACCTCAACTTCTATAAGTTTTTTTGATATGTATCCACTGCTTTCATGCTTATACGTTATCTACA ACTTTGTCCATTCTACTACTATCAGACGGAATGCTATGGAAAATGGAAAAACAGAACAATCATTAACGGACATAACAAATCGTCTGAATTCCCCTCAATTATGTAGTGCATCCATAAAGATCTCTGAACAAGTTTCATCATCTCAGTCTCAGCCACAATATCCAAATTCAACAGAACAACAACATTTTCGATATGATTTTTCACCTTCAAAATTGCAAAGCGATCATCTGTTACAGGATTTAAATGACCAACCATTGTTGCAAG GGAATGCTTCtgaaaaagggaaaatgaaaCAATCATTAACGGATATAACACACCGTGTAAATTTCCCTCAATTTAATAGTACCCCCATAAAGAGTTATGGACAAGTTTCATCATGTTATTCTCAGCCACAATATCCAAAATCAATGCAACAACATAGTTTGCTATATGGTTCGTCCAGTTCAAATTTGCAGAAAGAACATCTTCTACCTGATTTAAATGAGATACCATTATTTCAAG AATTTGAAGATGACAACATTGATGCTGATATACCAG ATGATGATGTTTTTGAAG atgATGAAGTACAGAGCTGGATGACCAATGAAG AATACTGGGATATAGGAGATGCCAATTATGAATGTGAATATTGTGGGGCATATTTCTGGTTTGAgaaaagagttgagaagaa TCAACTTCATGCTGAAATTGTGAATGACTTGAGGCAAATGCTTGATGAAAACAATGTTCTTGCAAAGTCATTTAGAATGGTAAGAGATCAATTTCAAACAGACGGGACCTCAAATGTTAGACTTAGATTGATTGGGAAAAGAGGCTCTGATGGAAGAAGATACAATTTACCAACAGTTTCAGAGGTAGCTGCTTTGATAGTTGGAGATTTTGAACAAACAAGGTCTGACAGAGATATCACAGTTAAAAGCCAATCTGGACAACTACAAAGGATAAATGAATTAAATGCGGCATACTTAGGTTTGCAATATCCATTATTATTTCCGTATGGTGAAGACGGATACCGAGAAGATATTCCTTTAAATGATATTGATGATTCAGCCGGTGGAAGGAAATGTGTTAGCACGCGTGAGTACTTATCATATAAAATTCAAGAAAGGAAGGATGAAGTTCCTTCAATTGTGTCAGCTAGAAGATTATTTCAACAATTCTTGGTAGATGGTTATACAATGATGGAATCTTCTCGATTGAGGTTCATTAGGCTTCATCAAAAACAATTGAGAGCACACTTTTATAATAGGTTACAAGATGCTGTTTTACATGGGGACATAGAACCTTCTTCTCAAGGACAAAGAGTTATACTCTCTTCTAGCTTTACGGGAGGTGCACGTTACATGTTGCAAAATTATCAAGATGCCATGGCAATTTGCAAATGGGCGGGGTATCCTGATTTGTTCATCACATTTACTTGCAACCCAAAATGGCCTGAGATTACTAAATTTGTGGAGAGTAGGGGCTTATCTCCAGAAGATCGTCCCGACATTTTAACAagggttttcaaaatcaagctCGATCGCATGATAAAGGATCTACGCGACAATAAGGTTTTTGGAGAAGTAAAAGCAG TGATATATACGGTTGAATTTCAAAAGCGGGGCTTGCCTCATGCACACATCTTGCTTTTTCTTGTGAATAAATACCCAACTGTCGGAGATATTGATGGAATAATTTCAGCAGAATTACTAGATAAAAAAGTAGATCCTTATTATTATAATGCTGTTACAAATTTCATGATGCATGGTCCTTGTGGTACTGTTAGAAAATCTTCTCCTTGCATGCAAAATG TTGTCAATAGACCAACCGTTAAGGAATCTATGTTTGTAAGCTGGTTTGAAGCTAATAAGACTTTTGCTGAAGCAAGAGAATTGACTTATGCAGAATTCTCTCTAAAGTTTGTGTGGAAACAAAACctaaaaaaatgggaaaaaagaaaaacttctgCATTTTCTATTGGGAGAATATTCTTTGTTCCACCTTCCTTTGGCGAGCAATATTACCTTAGATTGTTGTTAAATATAGTTAAAGGTCCAAAAGGCTATGaggatttaaaaaaaatcaacGGTTCTGATCATGAGACATTTAGAGATGCATGTTATGCTTTGGGTTTATTAGATGATGATAAGGAATACGTGGATGCTATCATGGAAGTAAGTAATTGGGGAATGACATCATATCTTAGGCAATTATTTGCTATGCTACTTTTATCAAATTCAATGTCACGTCCAGAAAGTGTTTGGCAAGCAACATGGCATTTACTATCAGAAGATATCCTTTATGAAGAAAGAAGAATATTAGATCACCCGG AAGCTCACCTAAcagatgaagaattgaaaaatcATTGTTTGCAAAAGCTTGAAACTTTTTTGAAAGGTTGTGGAAGAAGTTTTCTGGATTTTCCAACAATGCCAAGGCCTGTTTATAATACGGAAGAAGTTGATAACAATAATAGATTAATACGGGATGAATTGCGTTATAATAAACGCGCTTTGGCAGAGGAACATCAACAATTAGTAAAGAATTTGACAGATGAGCAAAAGTCagtttatgaaaaaataataagagatgTGAATGAAGACAAAGGTGGGTTTTTCTTTTTATATGGTTTTGGAGGAACGGGCAAGACTTTTATTTGGAGAACTCTATCTTCTGCCATAAGATCTAGAGGAGATATTGTCTTAACTGTTGCATCTAGCGGGATTGCATCTTTGTTGTTACCAGGTGGTCGAACAGCTCATTCAAGATTTGTGATTCCTCTAAATGTAACTGAAGATTCAACATGTAATATAAAGCAAG GTAATGAAATAGGGACACATCTAGATGAGTTGAGAGTTTTTTCAGATTGGATTTTGGCAATTGGCGATGGTATAGTTGGTACTTCTGTTGATGGCAATGAAAAAGTCCAAATACCAGATGATCTTTTGATAAAACAATCCGTTAATCCAACATCTGCAATTGTAGAAAGTACGTATCCGAATTTCAACAGTCGTTGCAATGATATAGGATACCTACAACAAAGAGCCATTCTGACTCCAACTCTTGATATGGTGGAATCAATCAACGAATATATGATTTCCCTTAATGAAAGTACTGAGAAATCATATTTGAGTTCCGATACAATCTGCAACTCTGACAGTACTTATTCAGCACTGGAACATGTACACACTCCTGAATTCTTAAATACAATTAAATATTCTGGAGTTCCAAATCATGCTCTTACGCTAAAGGTTGGTATTCCAGTAAT GTTGATCATAACTAAACTTGGAAATCAAGTTATTGAAGCAAAGGTTTTAGCGGGACAGATGGCTGGACAAAAAGTGTTTATTCCAAGAATGACATTGACGCCATCTGATGCTAGAATTCCATTCAAGTTCCAGCGAAGACAATTTCCAATCATTGTATCTTTTGCCATGACAATCAACAAAACCCAAGGACAGTTATTGTCTCACGtgggattattttttaaaaaatcagTTTTTACACATGAACAACTATATGTTGCTCTTTCTCGAGTGACGAGTAGAAAGGGATTAAAAATATTGGGTTGTGATGACGATGGGAATATAACTACTGAAGCTACAAATGTTGTATTTAAAGAAGTTTTTCGAAATTTA GTCGTTACAGGGATTGCTTTGCCATCAAGCTCGGATAAGCTTTATTCAGGGAGTACAGATAAGATAGTAAGAGTGTGGGATTGCCAATCTGGACAGGTTCTCCTCATTCGTTTCCATTTCAGTTTTTGA